A stretch of Microbacterium sp. LWH3-1.2 DNA encodes these proteins:
- a CDS encoding ABC transporter permease encodes MTTTAMRMRRRLSVPWVQLIILALVWVLFIAVDPRFASVDRVFGVLQGFAFLGLIAAGVGITIIVGELDLSVGSMAAVGGVVVVSALPLGIVPAILLATAIGGVFGLVQGLLIARLRISSLVFTIGSMFALRGLANVIANEQVVSVPIDQLGVSNALISRIGIISPFSLVTILVVVAVGLFLAYSRFGRELYAVGGGRSESRAAGVPQLRPIGIAFLGSGALASLAGALSSIASGSGAPFAFEPVLVSAITAALIGGLAMGGGKGGMVNIVLGALIVSTFTAGLSLNGVPANVQQLAIGALLLLIIVVDVLRDSHSAWLTRLLLPGRRTSLDVVQAGSTQ; translated from the coding sequence ATGACCACGACCGCCATGCGCATGCGCCGGCGACTGAGCGTTCCATGGGTTCAGCTCATCATCCTTGCCCTCGTCTGGGTGCTGTTCATCGCGGTCGACCCTCGATTCGCGAGCGTCGACCGCGTGTTCGGGGTTCTGCAGGGGTTCGCCTTCCTCGGTCTCATCGCCGCTGGTGTGGGCATCACGATCATCGTCGGCGAGCTCGACCTTTCGGTGGGTTCTATGGCCGCCGTGGGGGGCGTAGTGGTCGTGAGCGCGCTTCCCCTCGGCATCGTCCCCGCGATCCTGCTGGCGACCGCGATCGGCGGGGTGTTCGGACTGGTGCAGGGGCTTCTGATCGCGCGGCTGCGCATCAGCTCGCTGGTCTTCACGATCGGCAGCATGTTCGCCCTCCGCGGCCTTGCGAACGTGATTGCGAACGAGCAGGTGGTTTCGGTGCCCATCGACCAGCTCGGAGTGTCCAACGCCCTGATCTCTCGGATCGGAATCATCTCCCCCTTCAGCCTTGTCACCATCCTCGTGGTGGTGGCGGTCGGGTTGTTCCTCGCCTACTCCCGATTCGGCCGCGAGCTGTACGCCGTCGGAGGTGGCCGCAGCGAGTCGCGTGCGGCGGGGGTGCCCCAGTTGCGACCGATCGGGATTGCGTTCCTCGGCTCAGGCGCTCTGGCCTCCCTCGCCGGAGCGCTCTCGTCGATCGCTTCCGGAAGCGGTGCGCCGTTCGCCTTCGAGCCGGTGCTGGTCTCCGCCATCACGGCGGCGCTCATCGGGGGCCTCGCGATGGGCGGCGGAAAGGGCGGCATGGTGAACATCGTGCTGGGTGCGCTCATTGTCTCGACGTTCACCGCCGGCCTGTCCCTCAACGGCGTGCCGGCGAACGTGCAGCAGCTTGCCATCGGGGCGCTGCTGCTCTTGATCATCGTCGTCGACGTGCTGCGGGACTCCCATTCCGCGTGGCTGACCAGACTCCTCCTCCCGGGCAGACGGACTTCTCTGGATGTCGTGCAGGCGGGTTCGACGCAGTAG
- the moaC gene encoding cyclic pyranopterin monophosphate synthase MoaC: protein MSEDMRLTHLRADGAAHMVDVGEKAVKARRGVAEATVVTRPHVIELIADGELPKGEAIGVARLAGIMAAKETSRLIPLCHPLPITAVEVDATIDVDRIVLRSAVSTVGRTGVEMEALTSVAVAALSVYDMIKGVDRSASIVDLRLVEKSGGRSGTWTRL, encoded by the coding sequence ATGAGTGAAGATATGCGACTGACGCACTTGCGCGCGGACGGCGCCGCCCACATGGTGGACGTCGGAGAAAAGGCAGTAAAGGCCCGGCGCGGGGTGGCCGAGGCAACCGTGGTGACGCGACCCCACGTGATCGAGTTGATCGCAGACGGCGAACTCCCCAAGGGGGAGGCCATCGGCGTCGCCCGCCTCGCCGGAATCATGGCGGCCAAGGAGACGAGCCGCCTCATCCCGCTCTGCCACCCGTTGCCGATCACCGCGGTCGAGGTCGACGCCACGATCGACGTCGACAGGATCGTGCTCCGCTCCGCCGTGTCGACTGTGGGCCGCACCGGTGTGGAGATGGAGGCGTTGACCTCGGTCGCGGTCGCCGCCCTCAGCGTCTACGACATGATCAAGGGCGTCGACCGCTCCGCCAGCATCGTCGACCTGCGCTTGGTCGAGAAGTCGGGCGGGCGCTCGGGAACGTGGACCCGCCTGTGA
- a CDS encoding MogA/MoaB family molybdenum cofactor biosynthesis protein, which yields MNAAVVVVASTSAAQGRTTDETGPVIAGWLAERGWRPDVRVVADGDPVGEALLDAIADRVRIVITTGGTGVSQTDVTPEQTRPHLDKELPGIPEAIRSLGAKSSPLAALSRGLAGFAGDTFVVNLPGSPSGVTDGLQVLAPLIGHLLDQFFGVRPPITTRSRHHV from the coding sequence GTGAACGCGGCTGTCGTGGTCGTCGCGTCGACGTCGGCCGCACAGGGCCGCACGACCGATGAGACCGGTCCCGTGATCGCCGGCTGGCTCGCCGAGCGCGGATGGCGGCCCGACGTGCGAGTCGTGGCCGACGGCGACCCGGTCGGCGAAGCCCTCCTCGACGCCATCGCCGATCGAGTGCGAATCGTCATCACCACGGGCGGCACCGGGGTCAGCCAGACGGACGTGACACCGGAACAGACACGTCCGCATCTGGACAAGGAGCTGCCCGGCATTCCTGAGGCGATCAGATCCCTCGGTGCGAAATCCTCACCCCTCGCGGCGCTCTCCCGGGGTCTCGCCGGATTCGCCGGAGACACCTTCGTGGTGAATCTGCCAGGCTCCCCGTCCGGCGTCACCGACGGGCTCCAGGTGCTAGCGCCCCTCATCGGGCACCTCCTCGACCAGTTCTTCGGCGTCCGCCCACCCATCACGACACGGAGCAGGCATCATGTTTGA
- a CDS encoding glycosyltransferase, giving the protein MTRFLVTAMPFTGHVTPLRAVAQGLVARGHDVRFYTGAAFREGVEASGAVLVPWSEAPDFDENDLRATFPRLEGRKGLRQVFVNLEDVMINTAPAQVADLQAEWDRKPWDALVTDDTSIGAALFADRSGCPRATVAVLPLHLTSRQGPPSGMGLTPGRNPLTKTRDAALRGIAPLAMRPLTKPIVRARVAVGLPPASLTFEQTVLSPERILATGSSLLDFARTDRPAHLDFVGVLTALPAAPTDLPRWWGDLDGRVVVHVTQGTQNIDPTDLIRPALDALADRDVLVVVSTGVRGRDELPFPVPANARIAGLLPYDELLPATDVVITNGGWGGTLAALGHGIPLVIAGGDLDKPEIAARVAWTGAGVDLRTGTPTAAQVAAGFERASTDRSMTDAAARVAAELRSLGGAPRAAELLEGFAARPGR; this is encoded by the coding sequence ATGACCCGATTCCTGGTGACGGCGATGCCCTTCACCGGGCATGTCACGCCGTTGCGGGCTGTCGCGCAGGGACTCGTCGCGCGCGGTCACGACGTGCGCTTCTACACCGGAGCGGCGTTCCGCGAGGGGGTCGAGGCATCCGGAGCCGTTCTCGTGCCGTGGAGCGAAGCACCCGACTTCGACGAGAACGATCTGCGCGCGACCTTCCCGCGACTCGAGGGCCGCAAGGGCCTCCGGCAGGTCTTCGTGAACCTCGAAGACGTCATGATCAACACCGCCCCGGCGCAGGTCGCCGATCTGCAGGCCGAGTGGGACCGCAAGCCCTGGGACGCGCTCGTCACCGACGACACCTCCATCGGCGCGGCTCTCTTCGCCGACCGGTCCGGCTGTCCGCGGGCGACCGTCGCCGTGCTGCCGCTCCACCTCACGAGCCGGCAGGGGCCGCCGAGCGGTATGGGCCTCACACCTGGCCGCAATCCGCTCACGAAGACACGCGATGCTGCGCTGCGAGGCATCGCGCCGCTCGCGATGCGGCCGCTGACCAAGCCGATCGTGCGGGCGCGGGTCGCGGTCGGCCTGCCGCCCGCCTCGCTGACATTCGAGCAGACGGTGCTGTCGCCGGAGAGGATCCTCGCCACCGGGTCATCCTTGCTCGACTTCGCCCGCACCGACCGCCCCGCTCACCTCGACTTCGTCGGCGTCCTCACCGCGCTGCCGGCCGCGCCGACCGACCTTCCGCGATGGTGGGGCGACCTCGACGGCCGCGTCGTCGTGCACGTCACGCAGGGCACGCAGAACATCGACCCGACCGACCTCATCCGCCCTGCGCTCGACGCACTCGCCGACCGGGACGTGCTCGTCGTCGTGTCGACGGGCGTGCGCGGCCGCGACGAACTGCCGTTTCCCGTCCCCGCGAACGCGCGTATCGCGGGGTTGCTCCCTTATGACGAACTCCTCCCGGCCACCGACGTCGTCATCACCAACGGCGGCTGGGGCGGCACGCTCGCCGCGCTCGGCCACGGCATCCCGCTGGTCATCGCGGGCGGCGACCTCGACAAGCCCGAGATCGCGGCGCGCGTTGCGTGGACCGGCGCGGGCGTCGACCTCCGCACGGGAACGCCGACGGCGGCCCAGGTGGCGGCGGGCTTCGAGCGCGCCTCGACGGATCGGTCGATGACGGATGCTGCCGCCCGCGTCGCCGCCGAGCTCAGGTCCCTCGGGGGAGCGCCGCGCGCCGCCGAGCTGCTCGAAGGGTTCGCGGCCCGGCCGGGGCGGTGA
- a CDS encoding DEAD/DEAH box helicase — translation MPKNKKPGGGRAAKNFDPRHNPKHRAASEGRDGQDGRRRPGESSSGKPGSRSAGHRGHRAESTDAAAPKRRWTEQERAGRDEARAIRTHSRDDRGRPGPARDDRRDAGRGDASRRDAGRGDATRGEGAPRRDAAPWRNAGARRDVEPRRDTAPRRDAPARRDVVHARLEADAVAPAEIEGATFADLGLGQNIVKTIAELGAQHPFPIQAATIPAILDGRDVLARGRTGSGKTIAFGAPLVESVLRSQAGQKREFGRPPRALVLAPTRELALQIDATIQPIARSVGLFTTQIYGGVPKARQLGALKKGIDIVIGTPGRIEDLVESRALDLSQVRVAVLDEADHMCELGFLEPVQRIMRRTPRDAQRLLFSATLDGEVSSLVGEFLTEPAVYEVAGETQHSGTIDHRVLVVDHRDKRDILRSLVDRSGKTLVFTRTRAFAEMLAEQFDEVGIRALALHGDLDQARRTRNLEKLTSGRIDVLVATDVAARGIHVDDIDLVIQADAPDEYKTYLHRSGRTGRAGRVGTVVTLVTRARRERLADLLERADIEAPFDDVRPGDDLLEELAGR, via the coding sequence ATGCCCAAGAACAAGAAGCCGGGCGGCGGTCGCGCGGCCAAGAACTTCGACCCCCGGCACAACCCGAAGCACCGTGCGGCGAGCGAAGGTCGCGACGGTCAGGACGGCAGGCGCCGGCCCGGCGAATCGTCGTCCGGAAAGCCGGGCAGCCGCAGCGCCGGGCACCGCGGACACCGCGCGGAATCCACGGATGCGGCGGCCCCGAAGCGCCGCTGGACCGAGCAGGAGCGCGCGGGCCGGGACGAGGCGCGGGCGATCCGGACGCACTCGCGCGACGACCGCGGGCGGCCGGGACCCGCACGCGACGACCGCCGGGATGCGGGACGTGGGGATGCATCGCGCCGGGACGCCGGACGTGGGGATGCAACGCGCGGGGAGGGAGCCCCTCGGCGGGACGCTGCGCCGTGGCGGAATGCGGGTGCGCGACGAGACGTCGAGCCGCGCCGGGATACGGCTCCGCGTCGGGACGCGCCGGCTCGCCGCGACGTCGTGCACGCGCGGCTCGAGGCGGACGCGGTCGCGCCCGCCGAGATCGAGGGCGCGACCTTCGCCGATCTCGGCCTCGGCCAGAACATCGTCAAGACGATCGCGGAGCTCGGGGCGCAGCATCCGTTCCCGATCCAGGCCGCGACGATCCCCGCGATCCTCGACGGTCGCGATGTGCTCGCGCGCGGGCGCACCGGATCCGGCAAGACGATCGCGTTCGGTGCACCGCTCGTCGAAAGCGTGCTGCGGTCGCAGGCCGGGCAGAAGCGCGAGTTCGGCCGCCCGCCGCGCGCGCTGGTCCTCGCGCCCACGCGTGAGCTGGCGCTGCAGATCGATGCGACGATCCAGCCGATCGCCCGCAGCGTCGGCCTGTTCACGACGCAGATCTACGGCGGCGTGCCGAAGGCGCGGCAGCTCGGGGCGCTGAAGAAGGGCATCGACATCGTCATCGGCACGCCGGGGCGCATCGAAGACCTGGTCGAGTCCCGCGCGCTCGATCTCTCGCAGGTGCGCGTCGCCGTGCTCGACGAGGCCGACCACATGTGCGAGCTGGGGTTCCTTGAACCGGTGCAGCGGATCATGCGCCGCACGCCCCGCGACGCGCAGCGGCTGCTGTTCTCGGCGACGCTGGATGGCGAGGTGTCGTCGCTGGTCGGCGAGTTCCTCACCGAGCCGGCGGTGTACGAGGTCGCGGGCGAGACCCAGCACTCCGGCACGATCGACCACCGTGTGCTCGTGGTCGACCACCGCGACAAGCGCGACATCCTGCGCTCGCTCGTCGACCGCTCGGGGAAGACGCTGGTGTTCACGCGCACGCGGGCGTTCGCCGAGATGCTGGCGGAGCAGTTCGACGAGGTCGGCATCCGCGCCCTCGCCCTCCACGGCGACCTCGACCAGGCGCGCCGCACGCGCAACCTCGAGAAGCTGACGTCGGGTCGGATCGACGTGCTGGTGGCGACGGATGTCGCGGCCCGCGGCATCCACGTCGACGACATCGATCTCGTGATCCAGGCCGACGCGCCCGACGAGTACAAGACGTACCTGCATCGGTCCGGTCGCACCGGCCGCGCCGGTCGGGTGGGGACCGTCGTCACCTTGGTGACGCGGGCGCGGCGCGAGCGCCTCGCCGACCTGCTCGAGCGCGCCGACATCGAGGCGCCGTTCGACGACGTGCGCCCCGGCGACGACCTGCTCGAGGAACTCGCCGGGCGCTGA
- a CDS encoding antibiotic biosynthesis monooxygenase gives MGGMAEPVAHPITVAIERRIDPSRTVEATSWMQAGTDLAAGFAGFLGSGWVRAGEGSDLWYMLYRFRDIPTLEAWEDSPQRSWWLDSGRAFASEVRVERRTGIEGWFDAPFATHVESRHPDHTTSPVTGPVQQPIPSAPPRWKQAVTIWLGFFPTNLLASWLLGFVPGFAEWPLIARVLLSTVLLTPVMTYAVLPWVTRMLRPWLQRGA, from the coding sequence ATGGGTGGCATGGCAGAACCCGTGGCCCACCCCATCACCGTCGCGATCGAACGGCGCATCGATCCCTCTCGCACCGTCGAAGCCACGAGCTGGATGCAAGCCGGCACCGATCTCGCCGCCGGCTTCGCAGGGTTCCTCGGCTCCGGCTGGGTACGCGCCGGCGAAGGCAGCGACCTCTGGTACATGCTCTACCGATTCCGCGACATCCCGACCCTCGAAGCCTGGGAGGACTCACCGCAGCGATCGTGGTGGCTCGACTCCGGCCGCGCCTTCGCGAGCGAAGTCAGGGTCGAGCGACGCACCGGCATCGAGGGGTGGTTCGACGCCCCGTTCGCCACTCACGTCGAGTCGCGGCATCCGGATCACACGACTTCACCGGTCACCGGCCCGGTCCAGCAGCCCATCCCATCCGCCCCGCCGCGCTGGAAGCAGGCCGTCACGATCTGGCTCGGGTTCTTCCCCACGAACCTCCTCGCGTCGTGGCTTCTCGGCTTCGTCCCGGGCTTCGCGGAGTGGCCGCTGATCGCTCGCGTGCTGCTGTCGACGGTGCTCCTCACCCCGGTCATGACGTACGCGGTGCTCCCATGGGTGACCCGGATGCTGCGGCCCTGGCTCCAGCGCGGCGCTTGA
- a CDS encoding molybdenum cofactor biosynthesis protein MoaE, which produces MFEAHTPASADERRVVLAGVTDLPIGAQALQHDLVGIEDGAVVTFEGVVRDHDEGRPVTALRYSAHPTAGAAVLQVAREITRQYPAVTVSVVHRTGDLVIGDCALACVVASAHRREAFQACAELVDLVKERVPIWKEQHFGDGSTEWVNAIG; this is translated from the coding sequence ATGTTTGAGGCACATACACCCGCATCCGCCGACGAGCGCCGTGTCGTGCTCGCCGGCGTGACCGACCTTCCGATCGGAGCTCAGGCGCTGCAGCACGATCTCGTCGGGATCGAGGACGGCGCAGTGGTCACGTTCGAGGGGGTGGTTCGCGACCACGACGAGGGAAGGCCGGTGACGGCGCTCAGGTACAGCGCGCATCCGACCGCGGGCGCCGCTGTGCTCCAGGTCGCGCGCGAGATCACCCGGCAGTACCCCGCCGTGACCGTCTCGGTGGTGCACCGCACCGGTGACCTCGTGATCGGCGACTGCGCGCTCGCGTGCGTGGTCGCCTCCGCTCACCGGCGTGAGGCGTTCCAGGCCTGCGCGGAGCTCGTCGACCTGGTGAAGGAGCGCGTTCCGATCTGGAAAGAGCAGCACTTCGGCGACGGCTCGACGGAGTGGGTCAACGCCATCGGCTGA
- a CDS encoding sugar ABC transporter substrate-binding protein encodes MPTSAHPYVSKLIDNARLTLEEDDFSVTVIENNFDQAEQDTQVQQYLASGDKPAGILWFPSDAQASIASLSRLSGLGVPIVQVNQRPLPESEDYFTAFAGISDLVAGENIGNGLIAARDAMEADGKQLHSPGGNVLVVTGPVGFGASIDRITGFEEATAGAGFNVLATINSPALTPDATYTEVSQSLQGPLAEGIDLVFTFNDDVSTGTLRALTEAGLTPGVDVAVSNGVCNGRGTATSSGDVFSTVAQSPEYEGTLSASVLKTLIGNGGELSDEETHQLPDDADAVPDLSFTPAKYNYVPLPPIMGAFDDPAASAENVAAFKLWGQGVDTLCDF; translated from the coding sequence ATGCCGACCTCCGCGCACCCCTATGTCTCGAAGCTCATCGACAACGCAAGGTTGACCCTCGAAGAGGACGACTTCTCCGTGACGGTCATCGAGAACAACTTCGACCAGGCGGAGCAGGACACCCAGGTGCAGCAGTACCTCGCATCCGGCGACAAGCCGGCGGGCATCTTGTGGTTTCCCTCCGACGCCCAGGCGAGTATCGCTTCACTCAGCCGGCTGAGCGGCCTCGGGGTGCCGATCGTACAGGTGAACCAGCGGCCGCTGCCGGAGTCGGAAGACTATTTCACGGCCTTTGCTGGCATCAGCGACCTCGTCGCCGGGGAGAACATCGGCAACGGGCTGATCGCCGCACGTGACGCGATGGAGGCCGACGGCAAGCAGCTGCACTCACCAGGTGGCAACGTGCTCGTCGTCACCGGTCCCGTCGGGTTCGGCGCATCGATCGACCGCATCACCGGGTTCGAGGAGGCCACCGCGGGCGCCGGCTTCAACGTCCTGGCGACGATCAACTCCCCCGCTCTGACCCCGGACGCGACTTACACCGAGGTGTCCCAGTCGCTGCAGGGCCCCCTCGCGGAAGGCATCGACCTCGTCTTCACCTTCAACGACGATGTCAGCACCGGCACGCTGCGAGCGCTCACCGAAGCCGGCCTCACGCCAGGCGTCGACGTGGCGGTCTCCAACGGCGTCTGCAACGGGCGGGGCACCGCGACCAGCTCGGGCGACGTCTTCTCGACAGTCGCCCAGAGCCCCGAGTATGAGGGCACCCTCAGCGCATCCGTGTTGAAGACTCTCATCGGCAACGGCGGCGAGCTGAGCGACGAGGAGACTCACCAACTCCCCGACGACGCCGACGCGGTTCCCGACCTCTCGTTCACGCCGGCGAAGTACAACTACGTTCCGCTTCCCCCGATTATGGGGGCCTTCGACGATCCGGCCGCGAGCGCCGAGAACGTCGCCGCCTTCAAGCTCTGGGGACAGGGCGTCGACACTCTCTGCGACTTCTGA
- a CDS encoding sugar ABC transporter ATP-binding protein, protein MSIQHKRTTQPPRPVYQSRTLLKVEGLTKSYGQTQALDGVDFELRAGEVMALLGENGAGKSTMVKTFGGLVQPDGGTITIAGQTHQIGSPLESQRAGIAIVQQELSLVETLSAVENIFVGTRLSGPWSPRRLAVLARPHLELVGLEEWKWFVPVAQLTIAERQLIEIARVVSREARIIVFDEPTAALADVETERVLGVVRRLVDAGHGVIYVTHRLREVYEIADRATVVRGGRSAPPVLIADTPLPDLVEMMLGRSLGSIYPPKANLKGAEARMTIVGLRTAEITTPVDLTVRRGEIVGLVGQIGSGAPSLARSIAGRDDVLAGSIRMGDEEIAATSVRSAIKAGIAYCSDDRKRDGFFFSFTVTDNFASTALRSVSRWGWYRPRVARALARSLASKMNVAHERLGTAVGALSGGNQQKVVLGKWLAINPRVLLIEEPTRGVDIGARAEIYTELRRLADEGIIVVFASSDTSEALGLADTVLTFYRGALVRSAPAAELDEVQLLIDVTHGKVAA, encoded by the coding sequence ATGAGCATCCAGCACAAGAGAACGACCCAACCACCTCGCCCGGTCTACCAGTCGCGGACTCTACTGAAGGTCGAAGGCCTGACGAAGTCGTACGGTCAGACCCAGGCGCTCGACGGCGTGGACTTCGAGCTGCGCGCTGGGGAGGTTATGGCGCTCCTCGGCGAAAACGGCGCCGGGAAGAGCACGATGGTGAAGACCTTCGGCGGTCTGGTCCAGCCCGACGGCGGCACGATCACGATCGCCGGGCAGACTCACCAGATCGGTAGTCCGCTGGAGTCGCAGCGCGCGGGGATCGCGATCGTTCAGCAGGAGCTGAGTCTCGTCGAGACTTTGAGCGCGGTAGAGAACATCTTCGTCGGAACACGGCTGTCCGGCCCGTGGAGCCCTCGCCGTCTGGCGGTGCTCGCGCGGCCGCACCTCGAGCTCGTCGGTCTCGAGGAATGGAAGTGGTTCGTGCCCGTCGCTCAGCTGACGATCGCGGAGCGACAGCTGATTGAGATCGCGCGGGTGGTGTCCCGGGAAGCGCGGATCATCGTCTTCGACGAGCCGACCGCTGCCCTCGCCGACGTCGAGACGGAGCGTGTGCTCGGTGTGGTGCGTCGCCTGGTCGATGCCGGGCACGGCGTGATCTACGTCACGCACCGTCTTCGCGAGGTCTATGAGATCGCCGACCGCGCCACCGTGGTGCGCGGTGGGCGCAGTGCCCCCCCGGTGCTTATCGCCGACACCCCCCTGCCCGATCTCGTCGAGATGATGCTCGGCCGATCGCTCGGCAGCATCTACCCACCAAAGGCCAACCTGAAGGGCGCCGAGGCGCGGATGACGATCGTGGGCCTCCGCACCGCGGAGATCACGACCCCGGTCGATCTGACCGTGAGACGGGGCGAGATCGTGGGGCTGGTCGGGCAGATCGGCTCGGGCGCGCCGTCCCTCGCGCGAAGCATCGCCGGGCGGGACGACGTGCTGGCGGGCTCCATCCGCATGGGCGACGAGGAGATCGCCGCGACATCCGTTCGTTCCGCCATCAAGGCAGGGATCGCGTATTGCTCCGACGACCGCAAGCGGGATGGCTTCTTCTTCTCGTTCACGGTGACCGACAACTTTGCTTCGACCGCGCTTCGCTCCGTGTCACGGTGGGGCTGGTACCGGCCCCGGGTCGCCAGGGCGCTCGCGCGGTCGCTGGCGTCGAAGATGAACGTCGCCCACGAGCGGCTCGGTACAGCGGTCGGCGCATTGAGCGGGGGGAACCAGCAGAAGGTCGTGCTCGGCAAGTGGCTCGCGATCAACCCTCGCGTGCTCCTGATCGAGGAACCGACCCGCGGGGTCGACATCGGTGCCCGCGCGGAGATCTACACGGAGCTGCGGCGCCTGGCTGACGAGGGGATCATCGTGGTCTTCGCGTCGTCCGATACCTCGGAGGCGCTGGGGCTTGCCGACACCGTCCTCACGTTCTATCGAGGCGCCTTGGTGCGCTCGGCCCCGGCGGCGGAGCTCGACGAGGTACAGCTGCTCATCGACGTCACTCACGGGAAGGTCGCCGCATGA
- a CDS encoding ABC transporter permease yields the protein MAPIRPTALPLHLAPVVVLAVALVVFALTTPAFVSFGNVIAIVNSATLTGIVAVGLTFVTISGNFLPLSVEQSAAMSAVTLAMMLAADIPAWVGVIAALAVGIAIGMLQGLIVSLGANPLVVTLAVGAALAGLVVTVTGGKTITFPAVEFFGDMIVFGIPVQTYVFVIVTVILTIYSARSRSGRAIRLLGENRLAARATGISVRATTMLAFGLAGVTVSLVSILSVVTFDRANATQFSGLTFDAIAAVLIGGTAIRGGHGSPLRSAIGAVFIALLMNVMLLREWSYGYRLLVEGIVVIAAVSIYRVLSARKEIRK from the coding sequence GTGGCTCCGATCCGACCCACGGCGTTGCCGCTCCACCTTGCGCCGGTCGTCGTGCTCGCCGTTGCTCTCGTCGTGTTCGCGCTCACCACTCCGGCGTTCGTCAGCTTCGGAAACGTCATCGCGATCGTCAATTCGGCGACGCTCACCGGGATCGTCGCCGTCGGACTCACGTTTGTCACCATCTCCGGGAACTTCCTCCCGCTGTCGGTCGAGCAGTCCGCAGCGATGTCGGCGGTGACACTGGCCATGATGCTCGCCGCAGACATCCCCGCATGGGTCGGCGTCATCGCCGCTCTTGCCGTCGGCATCGCGATCGGGATGCTGCAGGGCTTGATTGTGAGTCTGGGCGCCAACCCGCTCGTCGTCACGCTCGCCGTGGGGGCTGCGCTGGCGGGGCTCGTCGTCACCGTGACCGGGGGCAAGACGATCACGTTCCCCGCGGTCGAGTTCTTCGGCGACATGATCGTGTTCGGCATCCCAGTGCAGACGTACGTCTTCGTCATCGTGACCGTGATTCTCACGATCTACAGTGCGCGGTCGCGGTCGGGACGTGCGATCCGGCTGCTCGGTGAGAACCGCCTCGCCGCCCGTGCGACGGGGATCTCCGTGCGCGCCACGACGATGCTCGCCTTCGGGCTCGCTGGTGTGACGGTCTCGCTGGTGTCGATCCTGTCGGTCGTGACGTTCGATCGCGCGAACGCGACCCAGTTCTCGGGGCTCACGTTCGACGCGATCGCCGCCGTGCTCATCGGCGGGACGGCCATCCGAGGCGGCCACGGATCGCCGCTTCGCTCGGCGATCGGTGCTGTCTTCATCGCGCTGCTGATGAACGTCATGCTCCTGCGCGAGTGGAGCTACGGTTACCGACTGCTCGTGGAGGGCATCGTGGTCATCGCAGCGGTCAGCATCTATCGGGTTCTATCAGCACGGAAAGAGATCAGGAAATGA